The Polymorphobacter megasporae genome window below encodes:
- a CDS encoding response regulator transcription factor — protein sequence MKACLIADDHVLMREALAGTVRMAWPDVAVTEVGDFTSAWAAAAAGQPDVAIVDLMMPGASPLVGVRGIREASPETAILIVTGTEDDRLLLDLLDLGIAGFAGKTSNGQIIEAALRLIAAGGRYLPPRLAEIAASRVDTGPSAKSALPADRPGLTDRQIAVLRLVANGLSNKEVAQSLALSPATVKTHLAHVQTILGAKNRTDAASRARARGLL from the coding sequence ATGAAGGCGTGCCTCATCGCCGACGACCATGTCCTGATGCGTGAGGCGCTCGCGGGGACCGTTCGCATGGCGTGGCCCGATGTTGCCGTGACCGAGGTCGGCGACTTCACGAGCGCATGGGCCGCCGCCGCTGCGGGCCAGCCCGACGTTGCGATCGTCGACCTGATGATGCCCGGCGCGTCGCCGCTTGTCGGGGTTCGCGGAATTCGCGAGGCATCGCCGGAAACTGCGATCCTCATCGTGACCGGGACCGAAGACGACCGCCTGCTGCTCGACCTGCTCGATCTCGGAATTGCCGGCTTCGCGGGGAAGACTTCGAATGGTCAGATTATTGAGGCGGCGCTCCGCCTGATTGCTGCCGGCGGCCGCTATCTGCCGCCTCGTCTTGCCGAGATCGCCGCGTCGCGTGTCGACACCGGTCCGTCGGCGAAGTCTGCTCTACCTGCTGATCGCCCAGGCTTGACCGACCGTCAGATCGCGGTCCTGCGGCTGGTCGCGAATGGCCTGTCGAACAAGGAAGTCGCGCAATCGCTCGCCCTGTCGCCGGCGACGGTCAAGACCCACCTCGCCCATGTGCAAACGATCCTGGGGGCGAAAAACCGGACCGATGCGGCTAGCCGCGCCCGCGCCCGCGGCTTGCTTTGA
- a CDS encoding sensor histidine kinase — translation MARSMPNILRDAVSPGLEQVDRDYAVTHPLRPMLTAGILSLGLFVLSSVLSYATIRASPPPLTMPLLIYTAAFVLLWVAGLVVMVARRAGHAERVRVWSRLAIFIILGSHLACFGLIWGVMPFLRLDGQLLLAIPLIGCVPVQLICSPENSLANRSGAVGVIGSLGAFFATRGTEFTTFAALYIFGFAIVMLILGDRVAGTVRATVAARLASDAAARKLDRLLSEVAAERDAKTKFIAAASHDLGQPLAAAALFFDQSLRTTDDLARAKAIEGVRRAFASADQLLSHMLGHLRLEADAVDPHRSQVAVGPLLARVAAQYAPAAAAAGIALRTTGARLSLLLDPPLIERALGNLIDNAIQHSRGRRILLGARRQGDIVRLWVIDDGVGVAPIDTRHIFDDYYQAETGGAAQRNGFGLGLSSARRLAIVMAGSAGLDARWRRGAAFYLEFGAASVASSARRHGELAA, via the coding sequence ATGGCGCGATCCATGCCGAACATCCTGCGCGACGCGGTCAGCCCGGGTCTTGAACAAGTCGACCGTGACTATGCGGTGACGCATCCGCTGCGCCCAATGCTTACCGCCGGTATCCTGTCGCTCGGGCTGTTCGTGCTCTCGTCGGTCCTGAGCTATGCGACCATCCGGGCGTCGCCACCCCCGCTGACGATGCCGCTCCTGATCTATACCGCGGCGTTCGTCCTCTTATGGGTTGCGGGACTGGTGGTCATGGTCGCGCGTCGTGCCGGCCACGCCGAGCGCGTCCGCGTGTGGAGCCGTCTGGCGATCTTCATCATTCTTGGCAGCCACCTGGCGTGCTTCGGCCTGATCTGGGGGGTAATGCCTTTCCTCCGCCTCGACGGTCAGCTTTTGCTGGCAATCCCGCTGATCGGATGCGTTCCGGTGCAGCTGATCTGCAGCCCAGAAAATAGCCTGGCCAATCGCAGCGGTGCCGTCGGGGTGATCGGCTCGCTTGGTGCCTTCTTCGCGACGCGCGGGACCGAATTCACGACCTTCGCCGCGCTTTATATCTTCGGCTTCGCGATCGTCATGCTCATTTTGGGCGACCGGGTCGCGGGAACGGTCCGCGCCACCGTCGCTGCCCGGCTGGCGAGCGATGCTGCCGCGCGCAAGCTCGACCGGCTGCTGTCGGAGGTGGCGGCCGAGCGCGATGCCAAGACCAAATTCATCGCCGCAGCGTCGCACGATCTCGGCCAACCGCTTGCAGCGGCTGCATTGTTTTTCGACCAGAGCCTGCGGACGACCGACGACCTCGCGCGGGCGAAGGCGATCGAAGGCGTCCGCCGCGCCTTCGCCTCCGCCGATCAACTGCTGTCGCACATGCTCGGCCACCTTCGGCTCGAGGCGGACGCGGTCGACCCGCACCGATCGCAGGTCGCGGTCGGTCCGCTCCTCGCCCGGGTTGCTGCGCAGTATGCGCCGGCGGCGGCGGCGGCGGGAATCGCCCTGCGCACCACTGGCGCACGGCTGTCGCTCCTGCTCGATCCGCCTCTGATCGAACGCGCGCTCGGCAACCTCATCGACAACGCGATCCAGCATAGCCGGGGGCGACGAATATTGCTGGGGGCACGACGGCAGGGCGACATCGTTCGCTTGTGGGTTATCGACGACGGTGTCGGCGTCGCGCCGATCGATACCCGGCACATCTTCGACGATTACTACCAGGCCGAGACGGGCGGCGCGGCGCAACGCAACGGCTTCGGTCTAGGCCTGTCATCGGCGCGCCGGCTGGCGATCGTGATGGCGGGCAGCGCCGGACTCGATGCTCGCTGGCGACGCGGCGCGGCGTTCTATCTCGAATTCGGCGCTGCGTCGGTCGCGTCGTCTGCCAGGCGGCACGGCGAACTTGCGGCATGA